The Kryptolebias marmoratus isolate JLee-2015 linkage group LG18, ASM164957v2, whole genome shotgun sequence genome includes a region encoding these proteins:
- the atpaf1 gene encoding ATP synthase mitochondrial F1 complex assembly factor 1, with the protein MWDGSDGKMSAALVQLSCLYRGMLAVRTTGIRTLIPGQVPVQFRAFSVRKDPDLEENPFYRKYQDKIHKLRSSKPQEYTGRLETRHEAKKEVLGSSKQEEFVRLVEQEFEKRDKMAAAADGESGGFTKNKTLGSILNLEMIKDKTGEEIAELWMKYYSSKDTISAVIPSHIFEVILSRSESCPMFLYALPQKEGYEFFVGQWSGHELHFTSLINVQTLGENAPSQLILYHYPELKQEKGVVLLTAEMDPKFITVHQAQCLANQVQLFYGAQRQETYRLVETFNHHPADFKHMSVIAELEQSGLGSAGAPAGSRDGQELI; encoded by the exons ATGTGGGACGGGAGCGATGGAAAGATGTCGGCGGCGTTGGTACAGTTGTCATGTTTGTACCGGGGCATGCTCGCGGTCAGAACCACCGGTATCAGGACGCTGATCCCCGGGCAAGTCCCGGTGCAGTTCCGAGCCTTCTCGGTTCGGAAGGACCCGGATTTGGAGGAGAACCCGTTCTACAGGAAGTACCAGGACAAGATCCATAAGCTGCGCAG TTCCAAACCGCAGGAGTACACGGGGCGACTGGAGACGCGGCATGAGGCCAAGAAGGAGGTCCTGGGCTCCTCGAAGCAGGAGGAGTTCGTCCGGCTCGTGGAACAGGAG TTTGAGAAACGAGACAAGATGGCcgctgctgctgatggagagTCTGGTGGTTTCACCAAGAACAAG ACTCTGGGTTCCATCCTCAACCTGGAGATGATCAAGGACAAGACGGGCGAGGAGATCGCAGAG CTTTGGATGAAATATTACTCATCGAAAGACACAATCAGCGCCGTCATCCCG TCGCACATCTTCGAGGTGATTCTCAGCCGATCCGAGTCCTGCCCCATG tttctgTACGCTCTGCCTCAGAAGGAGGGCTACGAGTTCTTCGTGGGTCAGTGGTCCGGACACGAGCTGCACTTCACCTCCCTGATAAACGTCCAG ACGCTGGGAGAGAACGCTCCGAGTCAGCTGATCCTGTACCACTACCCAGAGCTGAAGCAGGAGAAGGGCGTGGTGCTCCTGACAGCCGAGATGGACCCCAAGTTCATC ACTGTCCACCAGGCTCAGTGTTTGGCCAATCAGGTGCAGCTGTTCTACGGCGCGCAGAGGCAGGAGACGTACCGATTGGTGGAGACGTTTAACCACCACCCTGCGGACTTCAAACACATGTCGGTGATAGCCGAGCTGGAGCAGAGCGGCCTGGGCTCTGCGGGCGCCCCGGCGGGCTCCAGAGACGGACAGGAGCTGATTTAA